A single region of the Thioalkalivibrio nitratireducens DSM 14787 genome encodes:
- the uvrA gene encoding excinuclease ABC subunit UvrA: MSTIKIRGARTHNLKDIDLDLPRERLIVVTGVSGSGKSSLAFDTLFAEGQRRYVESLSTYARQFLSMMEKPDVDLIEGLSPAISIEQKSTSHNPRSTVGTITEIYDYLRLLFARAGEPRCPEHDETLAAQTISQMVDQVLALPAGERLMLLAPIVRGRKGEHTRQLEAMRAQGFLRARINGEIFELDALPPIDPKRKHDIEIVIDRFKVRDDLRQRLAESFETATELAEGLALVAWMDEPDRAPLVFSARFACPVCGYAIRELEPRLFSFNNPAGACPACDGLGVRQFFDPERVVAMPELSLAGGAVRGWDRRNAWYFSLLKSLARHYGFDVETPWLDLPASVRAVILHGSGTEKIRFSQQGLDGRSRSEQRPFEGVIPNLERRYRETDSAAVREELGRYLASHACPECDGARLNTAARHVFVNGSNLPAVTRMSVADARAFFHDLRLPGRFARIADKIVREINARLGFLVDVGLDYLTLDRSAETLSGGEAQRIRLASQIGSALVGVMYILDEPSIGLHQRDNERLLRTLTNLRDLGNTVVVVEHDEEAIRRADFVVDIGPGAGRHGGAIVAAGTPEKVARHPESLTGAYLNGRRAIAVPAQRRDPDPERILMVRGARGNNLKDIDAAFPVGLLTCVTGVSGSGKSTLVNDTLYPAVANALHRSTHPVAAHAGIDGLEWIDKVVDIDQSPIGRTPRSNPATYTGLFTPIRELFAATAEARSRGYRPGRFSFNVRGGRCEACQGDGVIKVEMHFLPDVFVPCDVCRGQRYNRETLEVRYKGRNIHEVLEMTVEDALEFFAPVPVIRRKLDTLMDVGLAYIQLGQNATTLSGGEAQRIKLARELSKRDTGRTLYILDEPTTGLHFHDVEQLLAVLHRLRDHGNTLVVIEHNLDVIKTSDWLIDIGPEGGDHGGRILTAGAPETVAACRASHTGRFLAPMLAPARVHRA, from the coding sequence ATGAGCACGATCAAGATCCGCGGCGCACGCACGCACAACCTGAAAGACATCGACCTGGATCTGCCGCGGGAGCGGCTCATCGTGGTCACCGGCGTCTCCGGTTCGGGCAAGTCGTCGCTGGCCTTCGACACGCTGTTCGCCGAGGGCCAGCGGCGGTATGTCGAGAGCCTGTCGACCTATGCGCGTCAGTTCCTGTCGATGATGGAAAAGCCCGACGTGGATCTGATCGAGGGACTGTCGCCCGCGATCTCGATCGAGCAGAAGAGCACGTCGCACAACCCGCGCTCCACGGTCGGCACCATTACCGAGATCTACGATTATCTGCGCCTGCTGTTTGCGCGCGCGGGCGAACCGCGCTGCCCGGAACACGACGAGACCCTCGCGGCCCAGACCATCTCGCAGATGGTCGACCAGGTGCTGGCACTGCCCGCCGGAGAGCGCTTGATGCTGCTGGCACCGATCGTGCGGGGGCGCAAGGGCGAGCACACCCGGCAGTTGGAGGCGATGCGCGCGCAGGGCTTCCTGCGTGCGCGCATCAACGGAGAGATCTTCGAACTTGATGCGTTGCCGCCGATCGACCCGAAGCGCAAGCACGACATCGAGATCGTAATCGACCGTTTCAAGGTCCGCGACGACCTGCGCCAGCGCCTGGCCGAGTCGTTCGAGACCGCCACCGAACTGGCCGAGGGACTCGCGCTGGTCGCGTGGATGGACGAGCCGGACCGGGCGCCGTTGGTCTTCTCCGCGCGCTTTGCGTGCCCGGTCTGCGGTTACGCCATCCGCGAACTCGAGCCGCGGCTGTTCTCGTTCAACAACCCAGCCGGCGCCTGCCCGGCGTGCGACGGCCTTGGGGTCCGCCAGTTCTTCGACCCCGAACGTGTCGTCGCGATGCCCGAACTGAGCCTCGCGGGCGGTGCCGTGCGCGGCTGGGATCGCCGGAACGCCTGGTATTTCAGCCTGCTGAAGAGTCTCGCGCGGCATTACGGCTTCGATGTCGAGACCCCCTGGTTGGATCTTCCCGCCTCGGTGCGTGCAGTGATCCTGCACGGCTCCGGCACCGAGAAAATCCGGTTCAGCCAGCAGGGGCTCGACGGGCGCTCGCGCAGCGAACAGCGGCCGTTCGAGGGCGTGATCCCGAACCTCGAGCGACGTTACCGCGAGACCGATTCCGCCGCGGTCCGCGAGGAGCTCGGCCGGTATCTGGCCAGCCACGCGTGTCCGGAATGCGACGGCGCGCGCCTGAACACCGCGGCCCGCCATGTCTTCGTCAACGGATCCAACCTTCCTGCCGTGACCCGGATGAGTGTCGCGGACGCCCGCGCCTTCTTCCACGACCTGCGGCTGCCCGGGAGGTTTGCCCGCATCGCCGACAAGATCGTCCGCGAGATCAACGCCCGGCTCGGCTTTCTGGTCGACGTCGGGCTCGATTACCTGACCCTCGACCGGTCCGCCGAGACGCTTTCCGGCGGCGAGGCACAGCGGATCCGGCTCGCCTCGCAGATCGGTTCGGCGCTGGTCGGCGTGATGTACATTCTGGACGAGCCGTCGATCGGATTGCACCAGCGCGACAACGAGCGCCTGCTGCGCACCCTGACGAACCTGCGCGACCTAGGCAACACGGTCGTGGTCGTGGAACACGACGAGGAGGCCATCCGGCGGGCGGATTTCGTGGTCGACATCGGTCCCGGAGCCGGCCGCCACGGTGGCGCAATCGTCGCCGCCGGCACCCCGGAAAAGGTTGCACGGCACCCGGAATCGCTGACCGGCGCCTACCTCAACGGCCGGCGCGCGATCGCGGTGCCCGCCCAGCGCCGTGATCCCGACCCCGAGCGAATTCTCATGGTCCGGGGCGCCCGCGGCAACAACCTCAAGGACATCGACGCCGCCTTCCCGGTCGGCCTGCTGACCTGCGTGACCGGCGTATCGGGTTCCGGCAAGTCGACGTTGGTCAACGACACGCTGTATCCGGCGGTCGCGAACGCACTGCATCGCAGCACGCACCCGGTCGCCGCCCACGCGGGCATCGACGGCCTCGAGTGGATCGACAAGGTCGTCGACATCGACCAGAGTCCGATCGGACGCACTCCGCGGTCCAACCCCGCGACCTACACCGGCCTGTTCACGCCGATCCGGGAACTGTTTGCCGCGACCGCCGAGGCCCGCTCGCGCGGCTACCGGCCCGGGCGGTTCTCGTTCAACGTGCGTGGCGGACGCTGCGAGGCCTGCCAGGGCGACGGGGTGATCAAGGTGGAGATGCACTTCCTGCCCGACGTCTTCGTACCCTGCGACGTCTGTCGCGGTCAGCGGTACAACCGCGAAACGCTCGAGGTGCGCTACAAGGGCCGCAACATCCACGAAGTGCTCGAGATGACCGTTGAGGACGCACTCGAGTTCTTCGCACCGGTCCCCGTCATCCGGCGCAAGCTGGACACGCTGATGGACGTCGGGCTCGCATACATCCAGCTCGGCCAGAACGCCACCACGCTTTCCGGCGGCGAGGCGCAGCGCATCAAGCTCGCTCGCGAACTCTCGAAACGCGATACCGGACGCACGCTCTACATCCTCGACGAGCCCACCACCGGCCTGCATTTCCACGACGTCGAGCAACTGCTCGCGGTGCTGCACCGCCTGCGCGACCACGGCAACACGCTGGTCGTGATCGAGCACAACCTCGACGTAATCAAGACCAGCGACTGGCTGATCGACATCGGGCCCGAAGGCGGCGACCACGGGGGCCGCATCCTGACCGCCGGAGCACCGGAAACCGTCGCTGCCTGCCGCGCGAGCCACACCGGGCGCTTCCTGGCCCCCATGCTCGCGCCCGCCCGCGTACACCGCGCATGA